The Pseudoalteromonas ulvae UL12 DNA window TGAACTATGAGTCAATTTAATTTTAATGATTTAACCCCTGACCTTATTTTAGATGCGGTCGAGTCTGTGGGTATTTATGCCGAATCAGGATTGCTGGCGCTTAATAGCTACGAAAACAGAGTCTATCAATTTAAGGCAGAAGATGGTCTTCGTTATGTCGCAAAGTTTTACCGTCCTGAACGCTGGAGCGCGCAGCAGATCAAAGAAGAGCATGCATTTGCTTTTGAGCTTGCGGACGCTGAAGTGCCAGTTGTCGCGCCGATTTTGCGAGATAACGAGAGTTTATTTAGTCACCAAGGTTATTTGTTTACGTTATTTCCAAGTGTGGGCGGGCGAATTTTTGAGGTCGATAACCTCGACCAGCTTGATGTGCTTGGACGACTTATTGGTCGGATGCATCAAACAGCGAAAGCTAAGCCATTTAGCCATCGCCCAACTATTACGACTCAAGAATATTTGCATCAAGCACGCGCGCATTTGGTGGCAAGTGATTTGATCCCCATGACACTCACCACTTCGTTTTATACCATTTTAGATTTAGTGATTGAGCATGTTGCGCAACAATACCATGCGGCTGATCTCATTCGCTTGCATGGTGACTGTCATGCAGGCAATATTATGTGGACCAATGATCAGCTAAGGTTTGTTGACTTGGACGATAGTCGCATGGGGCCAGCTATCCAAGATTTATGGATGATGCTCAGTGGCGATCGCCAAAACCAGCTGATGCAGCTTGATACGTTAGTTGCAGCGTATGAGGAGTTTTGTCCTTTGGATGCGAAGCAATTTAAGTTGATTGAGCCTCTTAGAGCGCTTCGTATGGTGCATTACATGGGGTGGGTTGCTAAACGTTGGCAAGATCCTGCTTTTCCACGGAACTTTCCGTGGTTTGCATCAGACAAATACTGGGAACAACAAATCTTAGCTCTAAAAGAGCAATTATCAGCATTACAAGAGCCTGCGCTTAGTTTAATGCCTTAAGAAGAGACGATTATGATTAAAAAAATTTCACTGACTTTATTAATGTGCCTGATGCCTTTAGCTGTTTGGGCTGGTCAGTTTGAGGCTGGCAAACATTATGTCGAAATCAATACCGCCAAAAGTGCCAAGCCACAAGTTACCGAGTTTTTCTCTTATTACTGTCCGCACTGTTACAAAATGGAGCCGGTAGCGATTGCATTAGCGCAACAATTACCTGCAGGAGTTGAGCTACAGAAAAGCCACGTCGACTTTTTGCGTGGATTGAATAAAGAGCAGCAAACGATTTTATCTCGTGGTTATTTAGTTGCTAAAGAAAAAGGGGTTGCTGATAAAATGAGTGCCGCTATTTTTAACTATATTCACCGTGATCGCGCTCAGTTTGATTCAATCAAAGATGTGCGTGACCTGTTTGTGCTCAATGGCTTTGAAGGCAAAGAGTTTGATGATTTGGCGTTTACTATGCCAATTGAAGCGCAAATCAATGAAATGGCGGCAGCACAAACAAAATACAGTGATTTAGGTGCGTTATCTGGCGTGCCTACCTTTATCGTAAATGGTAAATACAAAGTGAATTACCATGAAGTGAGCTCTCAAGAAGAGTTCAATCAACTAGTTAGCTTTTTACTAGAAAAATAATTTTAATAATCATAATGAGTGGAGAATACAAAGCATGAAGTTTGTCACAGGATTGATTTTAGCAGCACTAATGTCACCGTTTGCATTAATGGCGGCCGATTACGAAGAAGGTGTGCACTATGAGGTGATTTCTGACCGTGCGAGTAAAAAACCAGAAGTAAAAGAGTTTTTCTCTTTTTACTGTCCAGCCTGTAATAACTTTGAACAAGTGGTGTATGACTTAAAAACGTTATTACCTAAAGATATCGCGTTTAAGAAAAGTCATGTTGATTTTATGGGTGGAAATACAGCTGAAAATCAGCAAATGTTGACCCAAGCACTTGCTACCGCTGAAGTCTTACCACAAAAAGATAAAATTATTGCGGCGATTTTTAATCATTACCACGGTAAGCGTAATAAGTTTAATGATGTTGCTGATGTGAAAGATATCTTTGTTGCACAAGGTGTGGATGCTGATAAATTTGATAAGCTGTACCAAGGTTTTTCGGTCAGAACTAAAGCGGCAAAAATGAAGCGCGATCAGGACTTCTTTAAAGAAAAAGGCGCACTTGCATCAGTGCCAACGTTTATTGTTAATGGCCAGTATAAAATTAACTTTGGCGGTAAAACAGGCATTGCCTCTGCAGAAGATATGAATAAGTTAATTACCTATTTAAACAATAAATAATACTGTTTAGCTGCATTTAAAAAGCCCTCAGCGTTAACGTTTGAGGGCTTTTTTGTAGCTGATGTATTCATTCAGTCAGTGTTAGCTGAAGCGTCTTCTTAGTGCAATTAGTAAGGCGAACAAGCCAAAAAAGGACACTGCGCCACCCGAGCTGCTTTTGGGTGGTTCGACAGGTACTACAGGGTCGACTGGAGGCGGTGTGACCGTTGAACCGACTATTTTGATGGTTAACGTATCACTTGTGCTTGCTCCTCGTTCATCGGTTGCGGTCAATTCTAACACTAAGTCGCCTGCTTCGTTGCTACTTTGAATGCTGACAATTGGCTCACTCGTTTGTGTCAGAGTGACCGCAGGGCCCGAAACTTTGAGCCAATTATAAGTGAGCTGATCCCCTTCAGGATCACTGACTTGTGCACCTTGATGATTGAAAGTCACATTTGTTGATTCTTCAAAATTTTGGCCGGCATCGACAACAGGAGCTTGATTGTTTTCATCGTCGAGAATTGTAAACTCAAAGCGTGCTTGTTCAATCAGGCTAGAATCATTCGGGTGACTTAAGACAATCTCAACGGCTTCATTAGGCTCTGATTCATCATCATTGATTAATTGCACTGTAATGGTTTTATTGCTGGTATCGCCATCAGCCCAAGTTAGTGTTCCTTGCTCGGCATTAATATCATTGGATGATGCAGTGAGCGGGTTAACCTGATACTCAATGTTCAATTCACCTTCACTGCCGCCGTTTCTAAGCACGGTGATTTGATATTGTGCTTGGTTTTCTGCGATGGTGGTTTTGATGTTTGCAAAGCTGACTTTACCGCTATTGAGCTTGCCAGAAAGATTGACTCTCAAGTAATGGTGTTGTCCAAGTGTTGCGCCATTTTTTGGATCGAATAAGCGAACAAAAAAGGACTGTTTGAGTGCTTCAGGCGTGGCAGGTAAAATGGGAATTTGAATCGTTTTAGCGTTCATATCTGACGTGTTCCAAACGAGCGTCCCAGTTACGCTTTGGTAGTCAATGCCATGCTCTGCACTACCTGGTATGGTTTCATAGCCAACTTGAGTCGCTGTGCCATCGCCACTGCGCGTGACTGAAATTGTCGCGGTTGTGTCGCGTTCTGTGTCGATAGCGGCTTGTTCAAACGAGAGACTGCCTTGTGTGACATCACGTGTATGCTCTCGCAACACATACAAACCACTATTAATGTCACTGATTAAAATCAGGCCTGAAGGTAAATATGGGTAAACCCCCCATGCGCCATGGTAGGAATTGTTGTTAGAACTTGGGAAGGAATCAAAAAAGCCGACTTCTTTTGGGTTGGTTGCATCTGTGATGTCTAAAATAGTTAAACCGCGCTCGTAGTTTGACATGTAATAGCGATTGCCACGAACAAAGCCATTATGATCGATAGCTTGCGTAGGCCCTTGCCACTTGCCCGCAAGAGTTGGTGTGTTGAGATCTTCAATATTCAAGATTCGGACTGTGGTGTTTAGCCCGCCATAGTTTTCATCCCATTCGTCATGTACAAAGACATACTGTTTATCGTCACTAAACCAGCCAGAATGCACATATTGGTAAGCTTTATCGACATCATTATAGCCAATTTTACTGAGCTCTTGTGTATCTTGTGGGTTGGTGACATCCCAAAAGCGAACTTCATTTTCATTAAAGTCGACTAGTAAAGTACAACCAAGCGCATTGCCATTAACGCAATCTCGTTGATTGCGTTCATCATCGATGAGTAAAGAGGTGGCATCGTGAGTGTAATTACTACGAAGTGACACGGCGGGAGTATAAACCCGCTCGATATTAACCGGATCATTCAATAAATAACTGGTAAACGCGCCGCCAAATGAATTGGCGCCAACAATTTGAATCGCAGGCTGCGCATGGGTTAATTTACTATTGAGGGTGTAGTCGATATTACTGATGTAAATGTTATGAGAGGAGCTGACCGTGCTATTGCGTTTCGCTAGGCTGACCGATTGCGGTAAGTTATTTAAATCAATAATTTGTATGCCGTCGCTGCCTTCTGAGGTGACATAGGCATAAGCGCGATAGCTGGCAAAGTTGGCGTCGTAATATTGATAGACTTTAATGTCTCGCCAGCTTGTATTGCTGCCATTAATATGGCCGATTTCAACTGGGTTAAGCGGATCGGCTAAGCTAAACACTTTTGTGCCGGTGTTGTAGCCCATTATGGCGTATTCAGTGCCGGTATTTAAATCAACGTGCCCCCATACGTCAGAGCCAGACACTCCCGATGGCATCGGAG harbors:
- a CDS encoding thiol:disulfide interchange protein DsbA/DsbL, producing the protein MIKKISLTLLMCLMPLAVWAGQFEAGKHYVEINTAKSAKPQVTEFFSYYCPHCYKMEPVAIALAQQLPAGVELQKSHVDFLRGLNKEQQTILSRGYLVAKEKGVADKMSAAIFNYIHRDRAQFDSIKDVRDLFVLNGFEGKEFDDLAFTMPIEAQINEMAAAQTKYSDLGALSGVPTFIVNGKYKVNYHEVSSQEEFNQLVSFLLEK
- a CDS encoding choice-of-anchor B family protein, yielding MNQHSFLIPIGLGLLCSSQLVFAHAEHDKARYVAQSGKDAGQCDNPVRPCKSIHYAVSQANKGDKVLVASGEYPLSNESDLFYLQSQLVPVKGGFNKFDHFQVQSPDVNPTLLTGVPEALRESLTQAGFKVMADRKGEAMSEALTQRLANFEMLSQAQQNLTCNNGKAGNFACHNVDLVSHTPMPSGVSGSDVWGHVDLNTGTEYAIMGYNTGTKVFSLADPLNPVEIGHINGSNTSWRDIKVYQYYDANFASYRAYAYVTSEGSDGIQIIDLNNLPQSVSLAKRNSTVSSSHNIYISNIDYTLNSKLTHAQPAIQIVGANSFGGAFTSYLLNDPVNIERVYTPAVSLRSNYTHDATSLLIDDERNQRDCVNGNALGCTLLVDFNENEVRFWDVTNPQDTQELSKIGYNDVDKAYQYVHSGWFSDDKQYVFVHDEWDENYGGLNTTVRILNIEDLNTPTLAGKWQGPTQAIDHNGFVRGNRYYMSNYERGLTILDITDATNPKEVGFFDSFPSSNNNSYHGAWGVYPYLPSGLILISDINSGLYVLREHTRDVTQGSLSFEQAAIDTERDTTATISVTRSGDGTATQVGYETIPGSAEHGIDYQSVTGTLVWNTSDMNAKTIQIPILPATPEALKQSFFVRLFDPKNGATLGQHHYLRVNLSGKLNSGKVSFANIKTTIAENQAQYQITVLRNGGSEGELNIEYQVNPLTASSNDINAEQGTLTWADGDTSNKTITVQLINDDESEPNEAVEIVLSHPNDSSLIEQARFEFTILDDENNQAPVVDAGQNFEESTNVTFNHQGAQVSDPEGDQLTYNWLKVSGPAVTLTQTSEPIVSIQSSNEAGDLVLELTATDERGASTSDTLTIKIVGSTVTPPPVDPVVPVEPPKSSSGGAVSFFGLFALLIALRRRFS
- a CDS encoding serine/threonine protein kinase, yielding MSQFNFNDLTPDLILDAVESVGIYAESGLLALNSYENRVYQFKAEDGLRYVAKFYRPERWSAQQIKEEHAFAFELADAEVPVVAPILRDNESLFSHQGYLFTLFPSVGGRIFEVDNLDQLDVLGRLIGRMHQTAKAKPFSHRPTITTQEYLHQARAHLVASDLIPMTLTTSFYTILDLVIEHVAQQYHAADLIRLHGDCHAGNIMWTNDQLRFVDLDDSRMGPAIQDLWMMLSGDRQNQLMQLDTLVAAYEEFCPLDAKQFKLIEPLRALRMVHYMGWVAKRWQDPAFPRNFPWFASDKYWEQQILALKEQLSALQEPALSLMP
- a CDS encoding thiol:disulfide interchange protein DsbA/DsbL, with protein sequence MKFVTGLILAALMSPFALMAADYEEGVHYEVISDRASKKPEVKEFFSFYCPACNNFEQVVYDLKTLLPKDIAFKKSHVDFMGGNTAENQQMLTQALATAEVLPQKDKIIAAIFNHYHGKRNKFNDVADVKDIFVAQGVDADKFDKLYQGFSVRTKAAKMKRDQDFFKEKGALASVPTFIVNGQYKINFGGKTGIASAEDMNKLITYLNNK